In the Mycolicibacter sp. MU0102 genome, one interval contains:
- a CDS encoding nitronate monooxygenase — protein MHTPLCDELGIEFPIFAFTHCRDVVVAVSKAGGFGVLGAVGFTPEQLEIELKWIDENIGDHPYGVDIVIPNKYEGMDSGQSAEELAESLRKLVPQQHLDFGKKLLADHGVPVEGADADSLQLLGWTEATATPQVEVALQHPKVTMIANALGTPPADMIKHIHEAGRKVAALCGSARQAQKHAAAGVDIIIAQGGEAGGHCGDVGSIVLWPEVVKAVAPVPVLAAGGIGSGQQIAAALALGAQGAWTGSQWLMVEESSNTEAQHAAYIKAGSRDTVRSRSFTGKPARMLRNDWTEAWEAPENPKPLGMPLQYMVSGMAVRATNKYPNESVDVAFNPVGQVVGQFTKVEKTAAVIERWIQEYLEATGTLEALNEASGV, from the coding sequence ATGCACACTCCCCTCTGCGACGAACTCGGCATCGAGTTCCCGATCTTCGCTTTTACCCACTGTCGCGACGTTGTCGTCGCGGTGAGTAAGGCTGGTGGTTTCGGGGTGCTGGGCGCGGTGGGCTTCACCCCGGAGCAGCTCGAGATCGAGCTGAAGTGGATCGACGAGAACATCGGCGACCACCCGTACGGCGTGGACATCGTCATCCCGAACAAGTACGAGGGCATGGACTCCGGGCAGTCCGCCGAGGAACTGGCCGAGTCGCTGCGCAAGCTGGTCCCCCAGCAGCACCTCGACTTCGGCAAGAAGCTGCTCGCCGACCACGGGGTGCCCGTTGAGGGCGCCGACGCCGACAGCCTGCAGCTGCTCGGCTGGACCGAGGCGACCGCCACCCCGCAGGTCGAGGTCGCGCTGCAGCACCCGAAGGTGACCATGATCGCCAACGCGCTCGGGACTCCCCCGGCGGACATGATCAAGCACATCCACGAGGCGGGCCGCAAGGTCGCCGCACTGTGCGGCTCCGCGCGACAGGCGCAGAAGCACGCTGCGGCCGGGGTGGACATCATCATCGCTCAGGGCGGCGAGGCCGGCGGACACTGCGGCGACGTGGGCTCGATCGTGCTGTGGCCTGAGGTCGTCAAGGCGGTCGCACCGGTACCGGTGCTGGCGGCGGGCGGCATCGGCAGCGGCCAGCAGATCGCCGCGGCCCTCGCACTGGGCGCACAGGGCGCGTGGACCGGTTCGCAGTGGCTGATGGTCGAGGAGTCGTCGAACACCGAGGCCCAGCACGCGGCCTACATCAAGGCCGGCAGCCGCGACACCGTGCGCAGCCGCTCCTTCACCGGCAAGCCCGCCCGGATGCTGCGCAACGACTGGACCGAGGCCTGGGAAGCTCCGGAGAACCCGAAGCCGCTGGGTATGCCGCTGCAGTACATGGTCTCCGGCATGGCCGTGCGTGCCACGAACAAGTACCCGAACGAGAGCGTCGACGTCGCGTTCAACCCGGTCGGCCAGGTCGTCGGCCAGTTCACCAAGGTGGAGAAGACCGCGGCCGTCATCGAGCGGTGGATTCAGGAATACCTTGAGGCCACCGGCACCCTGGAAGCCCTCAACGAGGCATCGGGCGTCTGA
- a CDS encoding HAD family hydrolase has protein sequence MTAVPSDPIADVAGTESGARIGAFFDLDGTLVSGFTATAHAGDRIRRRQARAGEVFGVVEAAVRYRLGRMQFERLLVRAAGYLRGETISELNDVGARLFADHITSRIYPHMHEIVRAHQQRGHTVVLSSSALTIHAEPVARFLGIAQVLCNRFELDERGVLTGDIVKPVVWGAQKAATVQDFCAANGVDLTQSFFYADGDEDAALMALVGRPRPVNPRPRLAALAAEHGWPVLRITGPDRIGGRSLRRAAGFGVAVLRAFSTR, from the coding sequence ATGACCGCAGTACCGAGCGATCCGATAGCCGACGTCGCCGGGACCGAGTCGGGCGCGCGAATCGGGGCGTTCTTCGACCTGGACGGCACGTTGGTCTCTGGGTTCACCGCCACCGCGCATGCCGGGGACCGGATCCGCCGGCGCCAGGCCCGCGCCGGTGAGGTGTTCGGCGTCGTCGAGGCCGCCGTGCGGTATCGCCTGGGGCGTATGCAATTCGAACGGTTGCTGGTGCGCGCGGCGGGCTATCTGCGCGGCGAGACCATCAGCGAACTCAACGACGTCGGCGCACGACTGTTCGCCGACCACATCACCAGCCGGATCTACCCGCACATGCACGAGATCGTGCGGGCGCATCAGCAGCGCGGCCACACCGTCGTACTGAGCTCGTCGGCACTGACCATCCACGCCGAACCGGTGGCCCGGTTCCTGGGTATCGCGCAGGTGCTGTGCAACCGCTTCGAACTCGACGAGCGCGGCGTCCTCACCGGTGACATCGTCAAACCCGTGGTGTGGGGCGCGCAGAAGGCGGCCACCGTGCAGGATTTCTGCGCAGCTAACGGGGTCGACCTCACACAGAGCTTCTTCTATGCCGACGGCGACGAGGACGCTGCGCTGATGGCGCTGGTAGGCCGACCCCGGCCGGTCAATCCCCGCCCCCGGCTGGCGGCGCTGGCCGCCGAACATGGGTGGCCGGTGCTGCGCATCACCGGCCCCGACCGCATCGGCGGGCGATCGTTGCGACGCGCCGCCGGTTTCGGGGTGGCGGTGCTGCGCGCCTTTTCCACGCGCTGA